In Helicobacter pylori Shi112, the genomic window AGGGGCGATTCACTCTGGCTAGGGCTTGGAGTAAATTGTGATCTTTTAACTCCCTATGGATATAAAGGCGTTTGAGATTGGGTAAATCAAAGCCGGTTAAAAGCATGTTAAACACAAAGGCTATATCCGTATCTTCATGTTTGAAAGAATAAATCTTTTCTTTGACTTCTTGTTCATCATGCAAAATCAGGCTGGATTTGAGTTTGTTTAAAATCCTTAGGTTGGGGTTTTTTTGTAAGACTTCTTCTTGGACTTCATTAAAAAGAAAATTAGCCAATCTGGCTTGCTTGCTTGAAAAACAAACCACCATAGCCTTTAATTGTTCGTTGTCGTCATGCAGTTGTCTGAATTTCAATAAATCTCTAATGATATAAGAGAGCATTTCTTTAATGTATTTTTCATCATTAAAAATCGTTTCTTTTTTAACCTCTATGTCTTCAATAATGATGCTTTCTTGTAAAAGGCGATAGATTTCTTGTAGTTTTTCTTTGTAGCTTGTTTCAATGGTTTCTAACTGGAGTGTTAGGGTGTGTCCGTCTTTAATGGATTCTGTGTAAGAATAGGTGTGCAAGTAGTTGCCAAAAGTTTTTTTAGTGGCTTTATCTTGCGCGTTGTCTTCTAATAGGGGCGTGCCTGTGAGAGCGATTTTAATCGCTGTTTTGTCGCATTCTATCAAATTAGCGTAAAAACAACCTTTAGGATCGTAGCTCCTGTGGGCTTCATCTATGATAAACACCCTTTGTAAATCGTGGCTGTTTTGAATGGATTCTTGCAATTCTGTTTTAGAAATAATTTCTTTAGGAGCGCTATTGGAGGGGTCTTCATTGGGGGCTTTGAATTTTTGGATATTCACAACGATGATTTCATCATTCCCTTGAGGGTTTTCAAACACGCTAGAGTTTTTTAATTTTTGGCTCAAATCCTCTTTATTTTCTGCCTCATGCGCTTGAAGGCCTCTTTTTAAAAACTCGTTTTTGGCTTGCTCTAATAAATCCAACCTATCCACAATAAAATAAAATTTAGTCTTTTTCGGGCTAAAAAAGTCTTTTATGAGTTTGGTTAAATGATAGGTTAAGGCGGTTTTACCGCTGCCTTGCGTGTGCCAAATGATGCCTTTTAGGGGGTCTTTGGGGTTATTTTGATAATGCTTTTGCAATTCTTTTAAAACATTCAAGCTCGCAAACATCTGCGCATAACGCCAAATGTGTTTTTTAAACTCTGATTTTTCTTTTAAGAAACTGATGCCGTATTTTAGGATAAAGCAAAGCCTTTTTGGGGAGCAAAACGAAGTTAAAAGGGCGTTTGTGGGGGTGTCTTTAGGGTTTTTTGGGCAGTCGGCGTCTTTAAGGTTAAATTCGTTTAAGACGCTTTTTTGAATTTCTTCAAGCGATTGATGATTTTGATGATTTTGATGATTTTCGGGGGGGGGGGGTAATATCTAGCTTATCCGCTTCAACAAAGCGTTGGAAAATAGGCGAATATGAAGCGCTATAAAACGCGCCTTGATCGGGGTTGTTTTCATCATAGGGTAAATTATCGCTAAAGAGCCAAATTTGCGAGGTTATAAAAAACTTTGTTTTCAGGGTTTTTATAGCGTTTGATGTGGCGATCTCTTTCTTCTTTAATGCCTTGTCCGGCGTAAGGCTGCTTAACTTCTATATTCACCAAAGGCAAGCCATTGATAAAAAGGGTGATGTCAGGCCTAAAGGATTTATAGGGTAATTCAGCCATCATTTCATAAAGATTGTTGTTAGGGTTATCAAAGTCTATGATTTGACGCTCGCTTTTGAGCAAGTATTCATAAAAGCTTTTGCCTAAATCATTATCATTCAAGCGTTTTTTCATTTCATCAAGCGAATCTTGTGCGTTTTTAGTGGGGTTTAATCGCTCAAACGCTTGAGTGAAACTATCTGTTAAAATATTAGTGGCCGTGTCTAGATTAGGCTTAGAATTAGTAGGAATAAAATCATAGCCCAACTTGGCTAAATGCATTAAGGCAGGGACTTGAACCCTTGTGATTTCATTGTGTGGCATGAGCACCCCTTTGATTTAAGGTTGTTAATTATAATGTAAAAGTAAAAATCATGGTTGTTTGAGTCGCATTTGCAATAACAAACAAGCTTTTTTAAGGAATTGTTTTAAGGTGTTTTGAGAGTGGTTGGTAAAATGCGTAAGCTCATTTTCGTTAAGATGCAATGAAACGATCAATACGCTTTGTAAGATATGAGCGATACTCCCCTCAAATAAAATGCCTATAGTGGGGGTTTTAGCGCTTGTTGTTTGGCAAAATCCATTCAAGCTATCCACCCATTCAAATATTTCTTGCTTGGTTTTGCAAGGCGTGTTTAAATGCATGAAAAAATCCTCTTTAAAACTGATCAGATTTTTTTGTAAATTTTTTAAATCCTTAGCATGGTTACTTTTAGGGCTAAACATGCTTTTAATGCGAGCGGTAGCTTTTTGTTTGTTGGAATGTTTCAATTTTACTTGAGAATGATTGAGGCTAACGGCATGCTTGATTTTAGCCCCATAACTTAAATTATAGACTTTTTTAGGCTGGTAATAATTAAGGGCTTCTTCAATCCTTTCTTTAGAGAGCAAAAAAAGCGAGTCGCTAAAAGTTTCATAACCTTTAAAATTACCCTCTACGCTGATTAAAGACGAAGGGTCAATTTCTTTTTCATTTTCATAATAGGAATTTTGAGCGTGCTTTTTAAACCCTTTGATATAAGCGCAATCTAAAGCGCACAAATAAATTTCATCGCTCATCAAACCCGCTAAAGCCACCCCGGCATTGCCCACAAAAGGCGCTGCGTATTCTATACTTAAAGGGCTTATATACGCGCAAGCGCTCCCCCCACGCATAAACATTAACGCTTCTTTGGCTATATTAAAAGCGTTAGGATTGAGCATGTTAGCCCCTATTAAGGGGGTGTCTTCTAGGGGAGCTTTTTCTAAAACCTCTTTAAGATAGTCTATGCGCTCCACTTCTATTTGAAAATCCACTTTGATGCCATGCGTTTTTAAAGGCTTTAAAGCGGTTCCGCATGAAAAAATAATGAAACGATCTTCATTTTCTTTTAAAAAATCCAACAATAAATCCAGGCTTGGCCCATTACCCACCACGCAAATGGGGGCGTTAATCTTTTTAGGTTTGGTTTTTAGGGTTTGGTATAAGGGTAAGTTTTTAAGCGTGTTTTTTAATCCTAGCAATTCATCTTCAAAACTCCCCCAACCCCTTAAAGCTTGTTTGTAATAGCTTTGAATGTTTTCTCGCATGCGTGAATTAAAAGCGCTTTTATAGGGCATGATTTCTAGCTTTAAAAAAGAATGCGTGATAGGGCGTTTCAAAAAATCCATTTTTAATTCATTGGGGTTAAAAAACCCTTGAATAAAGAGTTTAGCCCCTTTTGTAATCAAATCTTCATAACGTGCAAAATAACAGCTGATTTTAAACAAATCTAAATTTTCTTCAAACAAATAAAGCGAATGGAAGCGGTAATTTTGAGCCTGTAAAATAGCCAAAAACAAGCCGTCCAAGACGCCATAAATCATGGTAGGGGGTAAGAATTTTTTTAAAGAGCAAGGCGTTTGATAATCATCTAAAAAGTTTGAGATCGCATGCGTGGCTTTAAGGGTTAGGGGGAGTTTGGGGTTGTTTTGAGTTTTTAAATAATTTAAAGAGAGGTGGTTATTATCTAATGACCATCTGGGATTATTCAGGGGGTTAGAAGCCATGTTAAAAGCGATTTCTACCATTTGATTTTTAGGGTAGCTTAAAGCGTTTGTGGGCGTGTGTAAGAGATTGAAGTGGTTTTTTTCAAAAAGCAATCGGTAATTTTTAAAAGGCGTATTGAGAGCGTTAAAAAGATGGGGATTATAAGATTTGAAAAAAACTAAATTATCCCTAAAACGCTTTGAAATTTCTTTTTCTAAAAAGGGCGCATCAAAAGATTCTAGGGCTTTTAAAAAGGGCATTCAATAGCCTTTTTCATAAGACCCCTTAGGAGTTTTTTAAAGCATTTTCTAAGAGTTGGGAAGCGAGAGCGATCTTTTTCAACGAGATAAAATCTTGTTCGCTGTAGCGTTTGTTGTCGTTCATTTTATGGTAGTAGAGAGCGCTTAAATTTAGGGCTTTTTCCTCTAAATCTTGCTTGGTTATATTAGTTTGGATTTCAAAAAGATTTTTTGCTTCTTCTAAAGACATAGGGATTTCTATTGAATTGAAGCGTTCAAAATTATCATAAAGCTCGTTAAAATCTTGATTGTCTATCTGCAAAAACGCCCCCACATCTAAAAACAATTCTTTTTCTTTGCTATCCAAAATCCCATCAGCATAGGCTAATAACATAAGAAATTCCACTAATTTCAGGCGTTTGGTGTATTCCCCATGCGTGTGGTCGGCGATTTCTTGGCATAAGGATTCAAAATTTTCTTTTTTATCCACAGGCTCATTGAGGAGCTCTTTGGCTAAATTTTGCTGTTCGCTGTTTAAGGGTTGCTCTAATTCATTGATAAAAAGCGTCCTTAAGGCGTTATCTAAAGCGTTTTTTTGAATGTCTAAAAACTTTAAAAGACGCATATACGCGCCTATTTGGGTTTGCTTGAATTTTTCTAGGGGGCTAGATTGCACCAACAAATAGGGGTCATTTTTCAAGTCGTATTCTTCGGTTTTGGTTTTAGGGTTTAGGGGGTTTTTCAAATATTCTTTGAGGGTGTTGTAAAAATAAAACAACACAATCGCCGCAACAATTAACAAAATGATTTCCATCTTTTTCCTTTATGAGTATTTTTTCATTTGTTCTTTAAGGTCTTGTTTTTGCCTGCTCTCTCGTTCTTTTTTGGCTTGATAAAGACGCATTTGCTCTTCTTTTTGCTTGTCTTGTAAGATCATTTTCCTCTCATGGTTTTTTTTAAGCCGTTCTATGTATTCTTCTCGTTTTTCTGGGTCTTGGAAACTCACAGGGCGGATGAAAAAAACAAACAAGATCAATAAAAAAATCCCTATGGCGACAATCTCAGAGCCTTCGCCATTGAAAGCATACCAAAGCCCCCCCATCAAAGAAGCGAGCGCGAGTTTTAAAAAAGCGTTCATCTTAAATGAAAGTAACCTTATGATAATGCGCATCAAGCCCTAAAGCTTGCGTGTTTTTTTCCCCCATAGCCATTAGCGCGATTTGAGGTAAAAATAAAGTGGGGGTGTTGTCATTATCTCTTTTATAAATCTTTGAAGCTTTTAAGCTTAAATTTTCAAAAGCGTGAAAAAGCCCTAAAGAATGCGCGATTAAAAAATCCGCCCCCAAATCAATCCCTAAATAGCGTAAATGCGCGCACTGGAGTAAGCCGCTTATTTCATTGACTTCTAAAAGAGGGGCGTAATTTTGAAAAGACTCTAAAAAATGGGGGGCTTTTAAATGGATTTTATTGAAAAAATGATCGCTTTGTTTGATGCGAGAAAATTCAGCCCCTAAAAACGCATCAAAAGGGCCTTTCAATTCCCATGCCAAAAACTCATTAACCCACTCATTAAGATAGACTATCTCAACGCCTTTTTCATAAACAAGCTGGTATTTTTTCAATTTTTCATTAATGGAGTCGATGATTTCAGGGTTGTTGTCTAAAACTTCTTTAGCATGCAAGATATTCAAATACGCATCTTCTTCGCAAAAAATGAGCGAAACGCCATTGGCTTTGGCTAGAGCCAAATTATATGCGCAAGCGGTGAGGAAATCATGCGTGCTTATAATCTTCCCATAATAGCCTCCATCATAACAAAAAGGCAGATCAATGGTTTTTTGCCCCATTTTTTCTAAATAGAGCTTGGCGCTTTTTAGAAGCGGTTGCGCGTTTAAATGCTTCGCATAAGCGTTAAAGAGCGCACAAGTTTTAGGGGGGTTAGGCGTTTTAGGGGGGTTAGAATTGTATTGAAAAAGGCTTAAAAGGTTTTTAGAAAAATCTTTCCATGGCTTGATTTTGGAATTGGTTAGGATTTCTTGCAATTCATAGATTTCATGGTCAATGTTGTCATCGTTTTTATAGAGGTAATGCGCCACGCTTAAAAAATTCATCACGCCGCTTTCAGGCTGAGAGATCATCTCTAATAACCGGTTGCGCTCTGTGGGGTAGCGCTTCATCAGCCATTTAACATACAAGAAAAAGCCATCGCCCAGATATTTAGGGTTTGTTTGGGGGTTGATAAAATTGATTTGGATAAACTTTTCTAATTCTTCTTTTTCGCCTTTAGTGATGTAGGGGACTTGTTTGAAAAAATCTTCATAGTTTTTTAAAACCGCCTTTTCATCAATCACCAAATCTTTTAAAGCGTATCGTTTGGATAGGGGATCTAGCACCCATTCTTTAGAAAAAGACGCCACCAAATCGCTCACTTTAGCGTCTTCAAACACCGCAATTTGGTTGATTTTAAGCGCGATATTTTCATTATAGCTCACGCCTTTGAGTTGTTTTAAAAGATCCAAAAGGTATTGATCTTCTTGGTATTCTAAAAAATAAGACTCATAAGCAGGGTTGTAATCTTTGTTGGTTTCAAAACGAAAGACTTTTACATGCAATTTCAAAACGCTCATCAATCAGTCCTTTAGCTTTTGTGCAGATTTTCTAAAATCGCGCGGTTTTTGGAATTGGAAAAAAGGGCTTCTTTAGAATCCAGCCATTCTTTAGACTCCCGCTCGTCTTTTTTTGGCTCTTGAAAGAGCGGTTCTTCTTTTTGAA contains:
- a CDS encoding motility associated factor glycosyltransferase family protein, giving the protein MPFLKALESFDAPFLEKEISKRFRDNLVFFKSYNPHLFNALNTPFKNYRLLFEKNHFNLLHTPTNALSYPKNQMVEIAFNMASNPLNNPRWSLDNNHLSLNYLKTQNNPKLPLTLKATHAISNFLDDYQTPCSLKKFLPPTMIYGVLDGLFLAILQAQNYRFHSLYLFEENLDLFKISCYFARYEDLITKGAKLFIQGFFNPNELKMDFLKRPITHSFLKLEIMPYKSAFNSRMRENIQSYYKQALRGWGSFEDELLGLKNTLKNLPLYQTLKTKPKKINAPICVVGNGPSLDLLLDFLKENEDRFIIFSCGTALKPLKTHGIKVDFQIEVERIDYLKEVLEKAPLEDTPLIGANMLNPNAFNIAKEALMFMRGGSACAYISPLSIEYAAPFVGNAGVALAGLMSDEIYLCALDCAYIKGFKKHAQNSYYENEKEIDPSSLISVEGNFKGYETFSDSLFLLSKERIEEALNYYQPKKVYNLSYGAKIKHAVSLNHSQVKLKHSNKQKATARIKSMFSPKSNHAKDLKNLQKNLISFKEDFFMHLNTPCKTKQEIFEWVDSLNGFCQTTSAKTPTIGILFEGSIAHILQSVLIVSLHLNENELTHFTNHSQNTLKQFLKKACLLLQMRLKQP
- a CDS encoding TerB family tellurite resistance protein, whose protein sequence is MEIILLIVAAIVLFYFYNTLKEYLKNPLNPKTKTEEYDLKNDPYLLVQSSPLEKFKQTQIGAYMRLLKFLDIQKNALDNALRTLFINELEQPLNSEQQNLAKELLNEPVDKKENFESLCQEIADHTHGEYTKRLKLVEFLMLLAYADGILDSKEKELFLDVGAFLQIDNQDFNELYDNFERFNSIEIPMSLEEAKNLFEIQTNITKQDLEEKALNLSALYYHKMNDNKRYSEQDFISLKKIALASQLLENALKNS
- a CDS encoding DUF5644 domain-containing protein, with amino-acid sequence MSVLKLHVKVFRFETNKDYNPAYESYFLEYQEDQYLLDLLKQLKGVSYNENIALKINQIAVFEDAKVSDLVASFSKEWVLDPLSKRYALKDLVIDEKAVLKNYEDFFKQVPYITKGEKEELEKFIQINFINPQTNPKYLGDGFFLYVKWLMKRYPTERNRLLEMISQPESGVMNFLSVAHYLYKNDDNIDHEIYELQEILTNSKIKPWKDFSKNLLSLFQYNSNPPKTPNPPKTCALFNAYAKHLNAQPLLKSAKLYLEKMGQKTIDLPFCYDGGYYGKIISTHDFLTACAYNLALAKANGVSLIFCEEDAYLNILHAKEVLDNNPEIIDSINEKLKKYQLVYEKGVEIVYLNEWVNEFLAWELKGPFDAFLGAEFSRIKQSDHFFNKIHLKAPHFLESFQNYAPLLEVNEISGLLQCAHLRYLGIDLGADFLIAHSLGLFHAFENLSLKASKIYKRDNDNTPTLFLPQIALMAMGEKNTQALGLDAHYHKVTFI
- a CDS encoding DEAD/DEAH box helicase family protein, with the protein product MFASLNVLKELQKHYQNNPKDPLKGIIWHTQGSGKTALTYHLTKLIKDFFSPKKTKFYFIVDRLDLLEQAKNEFLKRGLQAHEAENKEDLSQKLKNSSVFENPQGNDEIIVVNIQKFKAPNEDPSNSAPKEIISKTELQESIQNSHDLQRVFIIDEAHRSYDPKGCFYANLIECDKTAIKIALTGTPLLEDNAQDKATKKTFGNYLHTYSYTESIKDGHTLTLQLETIETSYKEKLQEIYRLLQESIIIEDIEVKKETIFNDEKYIKEMLSYIIRDLLKFRQLHDDNEQLKAMVVCFSSKQARLANFLFNEVQEEVLQKNPNLRILNKLKSSLILHDEQEVKEKIYSFKHEDTDIAFVFNMLLTGFDLPNLKRLYIHRELKDHNLLQALARVNRPYNNMSFGYLIDFVGIQENFDKTTDDYLKELNRFNQSGASSDSNIKDIFADREVLEQDIKNAYGDLFDYPIDNIEDMTNAIVNMSDINELQKVSHAINTLKERYNLIRTSNDEKILSLKEKIDIEKINKISSTLHKKAKHLHALKNINEPKNPNDLIILEDLIAILDFKIAYKESKELHFKESEEISTKQKQAKEILEKIKDQKDKEIQKIYKDFSKLLQTPATSQNFEEISHSYSAIISQLKQHHQQTTHLLNKYDNIAYAITHKRLHKRLTEKNISDPVGIFTLLSALKSAIDERISKRQEFLNEEYHLKNAIKLELRNAFKKNPSLKDLEKEKEFIVQTLFNELQNHHQGNSHA